A window from Solanum stenotomum isolate F172 chromosome 7, ASM1918654v1, whole genome shotgun sequence encodes these proteins:
- the LOC125871656 gene encoding CBL-interacting protein kinase 2-like has protein sequence MESKGSSILMERYELGRLLGQGTFAKVHHARDVKTSMNVAIKIIDKEKIVKVGMIDQIKCEISAMKLVRHSNIVQLYEVMASKKKIYCVMEYVKGGELYNKVSKGKLKEDVARKLFQQLINAIDFCHSRGVYHRDLKPENLLLDENGNLKISDFGLSALAESKCQDGLLHTKCGTPAYVAPEVINRRGYDGAKADIWSCGVILYVLLAGYLPFQDSNLMEMYRKIGKAEFKCPNWFPPDARRLISKILNPNPSTRMSISKIMENSWFKKGLQLKPINADTELKPEEAAIDDAGFGIGESTDSITETEPELVKPAHLNAFNIISFSTGVDLSGLFEERDRKKEVIFTSKQPAKTIISKLEDVARRLKLKVMKKDGGLLKLEGSKEGRKGVLSIDAEIFEVTPNFHFVEMKKSNGDTIEYKKTMIKDVRPALEDIVWTWQGDEPRPQHLAEEEILQTYQGYSFDTNSPQKNA, from the coding sequence ATGGAGAGTAAGGGGAGTAGTATACTAATGGAAAGGTATGAGTTAGGGAGATTGTTAGGACAAGGTACTTTTGCTAAGGTCCATCATGCGAGAGATGTCAAGACTAGCATGAATGTGGCTATTAAGATCATCGATAAGGAGAAGATTGTAAAAGTTGGGATGATTGATCAAATCAAATGCGAGATTTCAGCGATGAAATTGGTTAGGCATTCTAATATTGTGCAGCTCTATGAGGTGATGGCCAGCAAAAAGAAGATTTATTGTGTAATGGAATATGTCAAAGGAGGCGAGTTGTATAACAAAGTGTCTAAAGGGAAGTTAAAGGAAGATGTTGCAAGGAAGTTATTTCAGCAATTGATTAATGCTATTGATTTCTGTCATAGTAGAGGTGTTTATCACCGAGACCTAAAACCGGAGAATCTATTGCTTGATGAAAATGGGAATCTAAAGATTTCAGATTTTGGATTGAGTGCTCTTGCAGAATCTAAATGCCAAGACGGTTTACTTCATACTAAATGTGGGACACCAGCTTATGTTGCACCAGAAGTGATAAACAGGAGAGGCTATGACGGTGCTAAAGCTGATATTTGGTCATGTGGGGTGATATTATATGTCCTTTTGGCTGGATATCTTCCTTTCCAGGATTCAAATTTAATGGAGATGTACAGAAAGATCGGTAAGGCTGAGTTCAAATGCCCTAACTGGTTCCCTCCTGATGCTCGCAGGCTGATATCGAAAATATTAAATCCAAATCCTAGCACAAGAATGTCCATTTCTAAGATAATGGAGAATTCTTGGTTCAAGAAAGGGTTGCAGCTGAAACCTATAAATGCTGATACTGAACTGAAGCCTGAAGAGGCAGCGATTGATGATGCAGGTTTTGGTATCGGTGAGAGTACCGACTCAATAACAGAAACAGAGCCAGAACTGGTCAAGCCTGCACACTTGAatgcttttaatataatatcttTCTCAACAGGTGTTGACTTGTCTGGCTTGTTTGAAGAAAGAGATAGAAAGAAGGAAGTTATATTTACATCAAAGCAACCGGCGAAAACAATCATCTCAAAGCTAGAGGATGTAGCTAGGCGTTTGAAGTTGAAGGTGATGAAAAAGGATGGAGGACTATTGAAGTTGGAAGGATctaaagaaggaagaaaagggGTGTTGTCTATTGATGCAGAAATCTTTGAGGTAACTCCAAATTTTCACTTTGTTGAGATGAAGAAATCGAATGGAGATACGATAGAGTACAAGAAGACAATGATAAAGGATGTAAGACCAGCATTGGAAGACATTGTATGGACTTGGCAAGGTGACGAGCCGCGGCCTCAGCATCTAGCAGAGGAAGAAATTTTGCAGACTTATCAGGGGTACTCATTTGACACTAATTCACCTCAGAAGAATGCATAA